Proteins found in one Nocardia brasiliensis ATCC 700358 genomic segment:
- a CDS encoding SGNH/GDSL hydrolase family protein: MLGIDVRLQLGWTTVQHGVIRVGRSGGVVRGTARMVLACAAVGMVVPIGGVPVASAAPAFGEYVALGDSWAADASLSQPSDEFVPLGCGQSRRSYAKQVAAALSVPVFEDATCGAATTVNMTAAQSVPMGVNPPQFDRLSASTDLVTLGIGGNDAGLAATVQNCLTTDPAVSPCLDSLVSGGVDRMSVRIEAAERAVTGAVAGIRARSPRARILLLDYFAGVRTGAGCFPLVPISDRDADWLGRKLIELNAMLARVALATKVELVDTYSTSGGHDACQPPGTRWVEGLIPLSTDPPGLAVPFHPNQLGADHQARSVLAALAD, encoded by the coding sequence TTGCTCGGGATTGATGTTAGGTTGCAGTTGGGCTGGACGACCGTCCAGCACGGTGTGATTCGGGTCGGGCGGTCAGGAGGCGTGGTGCGCGGTACAGCGCGGATGGTATTGGCGTGTGCGGCTGTGGGAATGGTCGTGCCGATCGGTGGTGTGCCGGTCGCGTCGGCGGCGCCGGCGTTCGGTGAGTATGTGGCATTGGGTGATTCGTGGGCGGCGGACGCGTCGTTGAGTCAGCCGAGCGACGAGTTCGTGCCGCTGGGTTGTGGGCAGAGCCGGCGCAGTTATGCCAAGCAGGTGGCGGCGGCGTTGTCGGTGCCGGTGTTCGAGGACGCGACGTGTGGCGCGGCGACAACGGTGAATATGACGGCGGCGCAGAGTGTTCCGATGGGCGTCAATCCCCCGCAGTTCGATCGGCTGAGCGCGTCGACGGATCTGGTGACGCTCGGCATCGGTGGCAACGACGCGGGGTTGGCGGCGACGGTGCAGAACTGCCTGACTACCGATCCGGCGGTGTCGCCGTGTCTGGATTCGCTGGTTTCCGGTGGGGTGGACCGGATGTCGGTGAGGATCGAGGCGGCCGAACGTGCCGTGACGGGCGCGGTCGCAGGGATCCGGGCGCGTTCGCCGCGGGCGCGGATTCTGTTGCTGGACTACTTTGCCGGCGTGCGGACCGGTGCGGGTTGTTTTCCGCTGGTGCCAATTTCGGATCGGGACGCGGATTGGCTGGGCCGCAAGCTGATCGAGTTGAATGCGATGCTGGCGCGGGTGGCGCTGGCGACGAAGGTCGAGTTGGTGGACACCTACAGCACCAGCGGCGGCCATGATGCTTGCCAGCCGCCCGGTACACGCTGGGTGGAGGGTCTGATCCCGCTCTCGACCGATCCGCCGGGGCTCGCGGTACCGTTCCATCCCAATCAGCTCGGTGCCGATCATCAGGCGCGCAGCGTGCTCGCGGCCTTGGCGGATTGA
- a CDS encoding YczE/YyaS/YitT family protein, which produces MLIRRLGALYVGLWLYGFSMAVMVRAGLGLDPWDVFHQGVAGHVPLSFGAVTAITGIAVLLAWIPLRQRPGLGTVSNVVVIAVSVDVGLWLLPAWEAIPARVVAMGAAVVLNAIATVLYIGAGMGPGPRDGLMTGLVRRTGVSVWVVRTSIEVTVLSIGWILGGSVGIGTVVYAFGIGPLIQLMIPTANRFLPGFEPRTATEPAPVVPA; this is translated from the coding sequence GTGTTGATTCGTCGGTTGGGTGCGTTGTATGTCGGGCTGTGGTTGTACGGGTTCTCGATGGCGGTGATGGTGCGGGCGGGGCTCGGACTGGATCCGTGGGATGTGTTCCATCAGGGTGTGGCGGGTCACGTGCCGCTCAGTTTCGGTGCGGTGACGGCGATTACCGGTATCGCGGTGCTGCTGGCCTGGATTCCGTTGCGGCAGCGGCCCGGCCTGGGCACGGTGAGCAATGTGGTGGTGATCGCCGTGTCGGTGGATGTGGGCCTGTGGCTGCTGCCGGCGTGGGAGGCGATTCCGGCGCGGGTGGTGGCGATGGGTGCCGCGGTGGTGCTGAATGCGATCGCGACGGTGCTCTACATCGGCGCCGGTATGGGGCCGGGTCCGCGTGATGGACTGATGACTGGACTGGTCCGGCGGACGGGTGTTTCGGTCTGGGTGGTGCGGACGTCCATCGAGGTGACGGTGTTGTCGATCGGCTGGATTCTGGGCGGCAGTGTCGGGATCGGCACGGTGGTGTACGCGTTCGGTATCGGTCCGCTGATCCAACTGATGATCCCGACGGCGAACCGTTTCCTTCCAGGGTTCGAACCTCGGACCGCTACCGAGCCTGCCCCGGTTGTCCCGGCCTGA
- a CDS encoding YfbM family protein, with product MSDDPTRVTAISDTKDGTVGSLGVHFALTAEQSEGLLGADDPDDLLALVQEIEEELADEADQVNSDKAWDAIHRCLSDGTLDPAGGTYPLSHAVLGGTRLDAGEDYFVSHVTAVQVGDVARALALLDEQSFRERFFALDPDDYDGARDATDFAYTWSNLVEVTTFFTRAAQLDRSVIFTVDQ from the coding sequence ATGAGCGATGACCCGACTCGCGTTACGGCAATATCTGACACGAAGGATGGCACGGTGGGATCTCTAGGTGTTCATTTCGCGCTGACAGCGGAACAGTCGGAAGGCCTGCTCGGTGCGGATGACCCTGATGATCTTCTGGCGCTGGTCCAGGAGATCGAGGAAGAGCTGGCCGACGAGGCCGACCAGGTGAACAGCGACAAAGCGTGGGATGCCATTCATCGATGCCTGTCCGACGGCACCCTCGATCCCGCCGGCGGCACCTACCCACTCTCCCACGCCGTGCTCGGCGGAACTCGCCTGGACGCGGGCGAAGACTATTTCGTCAGTCATGTCACGGCCGTGCAGGTCGGCGATGTCGCCCGAGCGCTGGCGCTGCTGGATGAACAGTCTTTCCGCGAACGGTTTTTCGCCTTGGACCCCGACGACTACGACGGGGCCCGCGACGCAACCGACTTCGCCTACACCTGGTCGAACCTCGTCGAGGTCACGACCTTCTTCACCAGAGCCGCGCAGCTCGACCGGTCCGTGATCTTCACGGTGGACCAGTAG
- a CDS encoding SRPBCC family protein — MVDILHRVGIESPLDDVYTALTTIDGLANWWTTNTHGDENAGGVIRFRFGPEGKDGFDMKVTDLQPAEQVLWEVVGGPEEWMGTEVSFALKREGDYTIVLFQHRGWREPIEFMHHCSTKWAMFLMSLKSYLETGTGAPDPRDVLIDNWH; from the coding sequence ATGGTCGACATTCTGCACAGGGTCGGGATCGAATCGCCCCTCGACGACGTCTACACGGCACTGACGACGATCGACGGACTCGCCAACTGGTGGACCACCAACACCCACGGCGATGAAAACGCCGGGGGAGTAATCCGGTTCCGCTTCGGCCCCGAAGGTAAGGACGGGTTCGATATGAAGGTCACCGACCTGCAGCCCGCCGAGCAGGTGCTGTGGGAGGTCGTCGGCGGTCCCGAGGAATGGATGGGCACCGAGGTGTCGTTCGCCCTCAAACGCGAAGGTGACTACACCATCGTGCTGTTCCAGCATCGAGGCTGGCGCGAACCCATCGAGTTCATGCACCACTGCAGCACCAAGTGGGCGATGTTCCTGATGAGTCTCAAGAGCTACCTCGAAACCGGAACGGGCGCACCGGATCCGCGTGATGTGCTGATCGACAACTGGCACTAG
- a CDS encoding ArsR/SmtB family transcription factor, protein MSTAVDDDLWSAIGDPTRRRMLDLLLAEGGGTATSLSEQLPVTRQAVARHLGVLDRVGLVHGTPSGREHRYHVDDAQLARAVAQLDAVGSAWDARLQRIKKIAEAIQRSKEKK, encoded by the coding sequence ATGAGCACCGCCGTCGACGACGATCTCTGGTCCGCGATCGGGGACCCGACCCGGCGTCGCATGCTCGATCTACTGCTCGCCGAGGGCGGCGGCACCGCGACATCGCTCAGCGAACAGCTGCCCGTGACGCGACAGGCCGTCGCACGCCACCTCGGCGTCCTGGACCGGGTCGGTCTGGTGCACGGCACGCCGTCCGGTCGGGAACACCGCTACCACGTCGACGACGCCCAACTGGCCCGCGCGGTCGCCCAGCTCGACGCGGTCGGTTCCGCGTGGGATGCCCGGCTGCAGCGCATCAAGAAGATCGCCGAGGCGATTCAACGCAGCAAAGAGAAGAAGTGA
- a CDS encoding SRPBCC domain-containing protein: MEYGRIERTLYVEATPEVVYEVISSPEHLREWWPDEASLDPVPGAVGELVWGDRNDSDASVALLTVVDALPPKLFSFRWGHPADEAADAGNSLFVTFELSPSGTGTTVQMTEIGFRERGWEIAVLEREYNSHIEGWELFLPRLVAYAGKVGAGR, encoded by the coding sequence ATGGAGTACGGACGCATCGAACGAACCCTGTACGTCGAGGCCACCCCGGAGGTGGTCTACGAGGTCATCAGCAGTCCCGAACATCTGCGCGAATGGTGGCCCGACGAGGCGTCGCTCGATCCGGTGCCCGGCGCGGTCGGCGAACTCGTGTGGGGTGACCGGAACGATTCGGATGCCTCCGTCGCGCTGCTGACCGTCGTCGACGCGCTACCGCCCAAGCTGTTCTCCTTCCGCTGGGGACACCCGGCCGACGAGGCTGCCGACGCCGGGAACTCCCTGTTCGTCACCTTCGAACTCAGCCCATCCGGAACGGGCACCACCGTGCAGATGACCGAGATCGGGTTCCGCGAAAGAGGCTGGGAGATCGCGGTACTGGAACGCGAATACAACTCCCACATCGAAGGCTGGGAGCTGTTCCTGCCGCGCCTTGTGGCCTACGCCGGGAAGGTCGGTGCGGGTCGATGA
- a CDS encoding serine/threonine-protein kinase, whose amino-acid sequence METHYGADRVTATQSALTQLVAGFDSAWAGAAEPPDLAAHLPAETGLRRSALIELIKVDLQHRWRATGNGKRLADYRAQFPELDTAPLPPDLIYEEITARSRGGDDLDLTEYEHEFATQMAQIAERLDTGENFRTTLLADATASNALDTIAPGATIGDFDLLIGLGQGAFARVFLARQRSMQRLVAVKISRDRGSEPQTLAQLDHEHIVRVFDQRQIEEQHLKLMYMQYVPGGTLLGVLRLLRTTPIDQRTGQLLLDAVDTAVTSGGVLTPQPSTTRTELANLTWPETVAWLGSRLATALDYANRAGVLHRDIKPANVLLTVDGQPKLADFNISFSTHIPGASPVAYFGGSLAYMSPEQLEACHPAIPTTAADLDTRSDLYALAVVLWELLTGRLPFADEIGIGESDTSLTRMIELRRRPIDERRSSAPADCPQILRHALLTCLSPDRDDRYRTGAELAEQLNLALDRTARDLIDPPAHSLRGRLRMRPMPVVTLSSALGQLLGGMYLAGHNTRLLDLELSVDGRAELTRLALITAAIGYPIGIGLLLYWCRLVFLVPEGLRRGKRYDDKTLAKARADTLACSDRIATVAFTGWVLALGVFLVKLHYIGDLSPGLLINLIASHLVAAAVAVVYTYFPVTFFVLRWYYPGLVAAGHSSPGEAVQLHRLARRSRIYLGIAASVPLFGVAAGVAFLDPTQQQTVIASIVALCVCGLFAFVGALRVFYTLESDLHALHRIVDPHARP is encoded by the coding sequence ATGGAAACGCACTATGGTGCCGACCGGGTGACGGCGACGCAAAGCGCGTTGACGCAACTGGTCGCTGGATTCGACAGCGCTTGGGCGGGCGCCGCCGAACCTCCCGACCTGGCCGCGCACCTGCCGGCCGAGACCGGACTTCGCCGATCCGCCCTGATCGAACTGATCAAGGTCGACCTCCAGCACCGCTGGCGCGCAACCGGCAACGGCAAACGACTCGCCGACTACCGGGCCCAGTTCCCCGAACTCGACACTGCCCCACTGCCACCGGACCTCATCTACGAGGAGATCACCGCGCGCAGCCGCGGCGGCGACGACCTCGACCTCACCGAATACGAGCACGAGTTCGCCACCCAGATGGCGCAGATCGCCGAACGCCTCGACACCGGCGAGAACTTCCGGACCACCCTGCTCGCCGACGCCACCGCGTCCAACGCACTCGACACCATCGCGCCCGGCGCCACCATCGGCGACTTCGACCTGCTCATCGGACTCGGTCAAGGCGCGTTCGCCCGCGTCTTCCTCGCCCGGCAACGATCGATGCAACGCCTTGTCGCCGTGAAGATCTCCCGCGACCGCGGCAGCGAACCGCAGACCCTCGCCCAACTCGACCACGAACACATCGTGCGCGTCTTCGATCAGCGCCAGATCGAGGAACAACACCTCAAGCTGATGTACATGCAGTACGTGCCGGGCGGCACCCTGCTCGGCGTCCTGCGCCTGCTCCGCACCACACCGATCGACCAGCGCACCGGACAACTCCTGCTCGATGCCGTCGACACCGCGGTCACCTCGGGCGGCGTGCTCACGCCCCAACCGTCCACCACCCGAACCGAACTCGCGAACCTGACCTGGCCCGAGACCGTCGCGTGGCTGGGCAGCCGGCTCGCCACCGCGCTGGACTACGCCAACCGCGCCGGCGTCCTGCACCGCGACATCAAACCCGCCAACGTGCTGCTCACCGTCGACGGCCAACCCAAACTCGCCGACTTCAACATCAGCTTCAGCACGCACATCCCGGGCGCGAGTCCCGTGGCGTACTTCGGTGGGTCGCTGGCATACATGTCGCCCGAACAACTCGAGGCCTGCCATCCGGCGATCCCCACCACCGCCGCCGACCTGGACACCCGCAGCGACCTCTACGCCCTCGCGGTCGTCCTGTGGGAGCTACTGACCGGACGCCTCCCGTTCGCCGACGAGATCGGCATCGGCGAATCCGACACTTCGCTCACCCGGATGATCGAACTGCGCAGGCGTCCGATCGACGAACGCCGCAGCAGCGCCCCCGCCGACTGTCCGCAGATCCTCCGGCACGCCCTGCTCACCTGCCTGTCCCCCGACCGCGACGACCGCTACCGCACCGGTGCCGAACTCGCCGAACAACTGAACCTGGCACTGGATCGCACCGCACGCGATCTCATCGACCCGCCCGCACACAGCCTGCGCGGACGACTGCGGATGCGGCCGATGCCCGTAGTCACGCTGTCCAGCGCGCTAGGGCAACTACTCGGCGGCATGTACCTGGCGGGCCACAACACCAGGCTGCTCGACCTCGAACTCAGCGTCGACGGACGCGCGGAGCTCACCAGACTCGCACTGATCACCGCCGCCATCGGATACCCGATCGGCATCGGGCTGCTGCTGTACTGGTGCCGGTTGGTGTTCCTGGTTCCCGAGGGACTGCGGCGCGGCAAACGCTACGACGACAAGACCTTGGCCAAAGCCCGCGCGGACACCCTCGCCTGCAGTGACCGCATCGCCACCGTCGCGTTCACGGGCTGGGTGCTCGCGCTCGGGGTATTCCTGGTCAAACTGCACTACATCGGCGACCTCTCCCCCGGACTGCTGATCAACCTGATCGCCTCGCACCTCGTCGCCGCGGCCGTCGCCGTCGTCTACACCTACTTCCCGGTGACGTTCTTCGTACTCCGTTGGTACTACCCCGGATTGGTCGCCGCGGGGCACAGTTCCCCCGGTGAGGCCGTACAGCTGCATCGGCTCGCGCGGCGGAGCCGGATCTACCTCGGCATCGCCGCGTCCGTGCCGCTGTTCGGGGTCGCGGCGGGTGTCGCATTCCTGGACCCGACCCAGCAGCAGACGGTCATCGCCTCCATCGTGGCGCTGTGCGTGTGCGGATTGTTCGCGTTCGTCGGTGCGCTACGGGTGTTCTACACACTCGAATCGGATCTGCACGCGCTACATCGGATCGTGGATCCGCACGCCCGGCCGTGA
- a CDS encoding metal-dependent hydrolase, whose translation MLGHSHATSGALAWSAAAAVLPVTILTYPTIQGATGHLGPVDLLLGTFLTAGAALLPDADHPNGTIAHVLGPLSYTLCKIISWVSGGHRHATHSLAFVAAVTYGTWAGEHWIGRWFTLGLVFFLLALAVRALHLCPPGDGFSAWGTVVVLAVAGTFAMDHWIADKPVWLPFCVGLGALTHLLGDCLTDRGCRLFWPFELRTSLPIIERTGNKVETWILSPLFVIGTLAVLWYAITHQP comes from the coding sequence GTGCTTGGACATTCACATGCGACCAGTGGCGCTCTGGCCTGGTCGGCGGCGGCAGCAGTGCTGCCCGTCACGATCTTGACCTACCCCACGATTCAAGGCGCCACCGGACATCTCGGGCCCGTCGATCTGCTGCTGGGAACCTTCCTCACTGCCGGGGCGGCGTTGCTGCCGGACGCCGATCACCCCAACGGGACCATCGCACATGTGCTCGGCCCGCTCTCCTACACGCTCTGCAAGATCATCTCGTGGGTGTCCGGCGGACATCGACATGCCACGCACTCCTTGGCCTTCGTGGCCGCCGTGACGTACGGGACGTGGGCCGGTGAACACTGGATCGGTCGCTGGTTCACCCTCGGACTCGTCTTCTTCCTGCTCGCCCTGGCCGTGCGCGCCCTGCATCTGTGCCCGCCCGGCGACGGGTTCTCCGCCTGGGGCACCGTCGTCGTCCTCGCCGTGGCCGGCACGTTCGCCATGGACCACTGGATCGCCGACAAACCTGTCTGGTTGCCGTTCTGCGTCGGCCTCGGCGCCCTGACCCACCTGCTCGGCGACTGTCTCACCGACCGCGGCTGCCGACTGTTCTGGCCGTTCGAACTCCGCACCAGCCTGCCCATCATCGAGCGCACCGGGAACAAGGTCGAAACGTGGATCCTGTCCCCGCTCTTCGTGATCGGCACCCTAGCCGTGCTCTGGTACGCGATCACCCACCAGCCGTAG
- a CDS encoding SMP-30/gluconolactonase/LRE family protein, with amino-acid sequence MKPQRWTPPPATRRARETRSTPPLPALTRVELPAAGPEDVVRTPDGRLLAGTGDGAIHSIDPATGEVRSLVNTGGRPLGLHADPDGTVLICDFERGLLELRPDGTLEVLVDEFDGARFPFASNVVRDTDGTIYFSSSTSRYPLDQYMGDLLEHSGTGRLFRRDPSGKVELLLDGLQFANGVVLAPDRSCVVVAETGGYRLTRYWLTGPKAGTRDLLIENLPGFPDNLGLGSDGLIWITLPSARNPILDRLLPLPGMLRRIVWTLPDWVQPKPMKTIWVMAVDFDGNVVHDLQTEGTNFAMVTGVVEHEGTLYLGSLTESAVGVTRVP; translated from the coding sequence ATGAAACCGCAACGCTGGACCCCTCCCCCCGCTACGCGACGGGCGCGCGAAACACGCAGTACCCCACCCCTTCCCGCGCTGACGCGAGTCGAGTTGCCCGCGGCGGGTCCCGAGGACGTGGTCCGCACGCCGGACGGACGACTACTCGCGGGAACCGGTGACGGCGCGATTCACAGTATCGACCCGGCGACGGGCGAGGTGCGATCGCTGGTGAACACCGGCGGGCGGCCGCTGGGCTTGCACGCCGACCCGGACGGCACCGTGCTGATCTGCGACTTCGAGCGCGGCCTGCTCGAATTACGTCCGGACGGCACCCTCGAGGTGCTCGTCGACGAGTTCGACGGCGCGCGATTCCCCTTCGCCAGCAACGTGGTTCGCGACACGGACGGGACCATCTACTTCTCCTCGTCGACCAGCCGGTATCCGCTGGACCAGTACATGGGCGACCTGCTGGAGCATTCCGGGACAGGCCGGCTGTTCCGGCGCGATCCGTCGGGAAAGGTCGAATTGCTGCTCGACGGGCTGCAATTCGCGAACGGTGTGGTGCTCGCGCCGGATCGGTCGTGTGTGGTGGTCGCCGAAACCGGCGGGTACCGGCTGACCCGGTACTGGCTGACCGGACCGAAGGCGGGCACCCGGGACCTGCTCATCGAGAACCTGCCCGGCTTCCCGGACAATCTGGGTCTCGGCAGCGACGGGCTGATCTGGATCACCCTGCCCAGTGCCCGCAATCCCATCCTGGACCGGCTGCTTCCCCTGCCCGGCATGCTCCGCCGCATCGTGTGGACGCTGCCGGACTGGGTGCAACCGAAACCGATGAAGACGATCTGGGTGATGGCGGTCGACTTCGACGGCAACGTAGTGCACGACCTGCAGACCGAGGGCACGAATTTCGCGATGGTCACCGGCGTCGTCGAGCACGAGGGCACGCTGTACCTGGGCAGCCTCACCGAGTCCGCGGTCGGCGTGACGCGCGTTCCGTAG
- a CDS encoding alpha/beta fold hydrolase has translation MIEQAQRQAEVRALARLAGDELGGAVDGIAAVHRAIAGRVFAAVRLGVGPAATPVEVVHDAIAGGVYRIVSESAVAVGKLAERTADLPGAQPPSRTVFGAGFLGALQGFIGDDLEQARPILAGPMTLRVDGEPVAPEQIGQYVAKPSSCVVVFLHGLVETEHAWRLGGRTSYAEGLEQDLGYSTLQIRYNSGLHISENAHQLSELLQRVVEHWPVEVEQLSLVGHSMGGLIARGACFEASESGAAWVRRVRHLVCLGSPHLGAPLEQFVHFASAALVRVPETRPFGRLLRRRSAGIRDLRQGSLVDEDWRDIDTDTLRRRVIREVPLLDGVAHYFVTACVTRSPRHPLGRIIGDGLVLTTSAAGRNRARRIGFDDANGLHVPAANHFTLLNHYAVYESLVRWLSTAPELAVEEAGTLAES, from the coding sequence ATGATTGAGCAGGCGCAGCGGCAGGCTGAGGTACGCGCCCTCGCCAGATTGGCGGGCGACGAACTCGGTGGCGCGGTGGACGGGATCGCGGCGGTGCATCGGGCGATCGCCGGCCGGGTGTTCGCGGCGGTGCGGTTGGGGGTCGGTCCGGCCGCGACGCCGGTCGAGGTGGTGCACGACGCGATCGCCGGCGGGGTCTACCGGATCGTGAGCGAGTCGGCGGTGGCGGTGGGCAAACTGGCCGAGCGGACCGCGGATCTGCCCGGCGCGCAGCCGCCTTCGCGCACGGTGTTCGGGGCCGGGTTCCTCGGCGCGCTACAGGGTTTCATCGGCGACGATCTGGAGCAGGCGCGGCCGATCCTGGCCGGGCCGATGACGTTGCGGGTGGACGGGGAGCCGGTCGCGCCCGAGCAGATCGGGCAGTATGTGGCGAAGCCGAGTTCGTGTGTGGTGGTGTTTCTGCACGGGTTGGTGGAGACCGAGCACGCCTGGCGGCTGGGCGGGCGGACGAGCTATGCGGAGGGGCTCGAGCAGGACCTCGGCTACAGCACGCTGCAGATCCGCTACAACAGCGGCCTGCATATTTCGGAGAACGCCCACCAGTTGAGCGAGCTGTTGCAGCGGGTGGTCGAGCACTGGCCCGTCGAGGTCGAGCAGCTGTCGCTGGTCGGTCATTCGATGGGCGGGTTGATCGCGCGTGGGGCTTGTTTCGAGGCGAGCGAGTCCGGGGCGGCGTGGGTGCGGCGGGTGCGGCATCTCGTCTGTCTCGGTTCGCCGCATCTGGGTGCGCCGCTGGAGCAGTTCGTGCACTTCGCGTCCGCGGCGTTGGTTCGGGTGCCGGAGACGCGTCCGTTCGGCCGGTTGCTGCGGCGGCGTAGTGCGGGGATCCGCGATCTGCGGCAGGGGTCGCTGGTCGATGAGGATTGGCGCGATATCGACACGGACACGCTGCGGCGCAGGGTTATTCGTGAGGTCCCGCTGCTGGACGGGGTGGCGCACTACTTCGTGACCGCGTGCGTCACGCGCAGTCCCCGGCATCCGCTCGGGCGGATCATCGGTGACGGTCTGGTGCTGACCACGAGCGCGGCAGGCCGGAACCGGGCCCGCCGCATCGGCTTCGACGACGCCAACGGGCTACACGTCCCCGCCGCCAACCACTTCACCCTCCTCAACCACTATGCGGTCTACGAAAGCCTGGTCCGCTGGTTGAGCACCGCACCTGAGCTGGCCGTCGAAGAGGCGGGCACGCTCGCCGAGTCGTGA